A stretch of DNA from Curtobacterium sp. MCBD17_035:
CCTGCACGTGGTGCGGTCCGGGCAGCTCGATGAACGCGGCTTCTCGCGCGACCCCGGCGACACGGGCGGCCCAGCCGCGGCGGGCGACCGGGTCCTCGGTGCCGCGCATCACGAGCACGGGGACCTCGAGCGCAGCGACCGACCGCAGCGTCGGGTACCGCATCATCACCCGGAGCTCCCGCAGGTACGTCGGCATGCTCCGGAGGTAGTCGGTGAGGAGCGTCGCGTTCATCGCCGGTCGCTCGCGGATGCCGTCGACCGCGAGCGAGAACCCCTGCTGCAGGAGCGTCCGCCGCCGGTCGTCGATCACCGGGCCGATGAGCCCCACCGACGTCACGAAGCCCGGGTCCTGGAGTGCCATCCCGACGACGACCTGCGTGCCCATCGACTGCCCGATCGCCAGACACTGCTCGACGTCGCAGGCGCGGAGCGCGGTGATGACGAGTCGGGCGAGGTCCTCGATCTCGAGTCGGCGACCGGGAGACGGGGAGTCGGCGAAGCCGGGCAGGTCGACCGCGATCGTCCGGTACGAGCGCGAGAGCACCCGCTGCACGCGTTTGAACGACCGGTGCGACATGCCGATCCCGTGCACCAGGACGATCGTCGGCGCCAGGGTGTCGCGAGCACGGCCGGCGGGGGCCAGGGTGCGGAGCCGGAGGACACACCCTTCGACGTCGACGGTCTCGACGAGTGGGCGCATGGAGATCACGCTACGCGGCACGCCCGACGGGATGACCATCCGCGACATCAGCGTCGTCCTCGGCGTTCCCCACCAGCGCGTGCATCAACCGCTGCACGTGGAGGCGCACCAGCCGCCGCGCGTCCTGAGCCCCGGCGGTCACTCCCGCCGAACGCGGGTCGCCAGGTGCAGCGCCAGCCGGGTCTCGGGATCGGCGAGGTCGACCGCCAGCAGCCGCTCGACGCGTGCGATGCGGTCGGCGACGGTGTTGCGGTGCACGCCGAGCACGGCGGCGGTCTCGGCGAGCGACGACTCCGCGTCGAGGTAGGCGGCGAGGGTGACCCGGAGTGCGCCGCCGCCGCGCTCGAGCGGTGCCAACAACTGCTCCGCGGCCGGGAGGAACGTGTCGGTCTCCGTCCACGCGAGCAGGAGCTGCGCGAGGCCGAGTCGGTCCACGTGGACGAAGTGCCCCGACTCCGGCCGGCCACCGGCGAGCCGGGCGGCATCGGTCGCCTCGCCGAGGGTCCGGACGAGCCCGACGAGCCCCGCTTGCACGCTACCGACGCCGACGGCGGTGTCGAGCCCGGGGCGGAGCGCCGCCTGCGCACGGCGGACGGCGGTGGCGACGGCACCGATCCGCAGGTGGTCCGGTTCGTCGAGGTCCGACGTCCAGAGCGCCCATCCATCACCTTGTTCGACGACGTCGACCTCGAGCCCGGCGGCCGCCATGGCGACCTCGACCTCGCCGCGGAGGGCGACCTGGTCGACGGGGTGCCGGGTGACCACACGGATGCCGACGTGCCAGGCGTCGAGCTGCCACCCCGCCGCGAGCGTCCGCTGCACGAGGCCCGGCTCCGGGCTGCCGTCCGCCGCGCGGAGCTCGTCGAGCATCGCGGTGCGGTAGCGGGCGTCACGTTCGTCGTCGAGCCGGGTGAGCACGAGCCGGTGCCCGACGGCGACCGCGGCCACCCGGAGCGCCACGGCCATCGTGGTGCGCTCGGCTCGGACCGGCGCGGTGAGCCCGACGCCGAGCCACGCCCGTGCGCCGATGCCCGTCCCGACGGGGACGAGCACGAGGGTCTCGTCGCCGTCCGTGACCGTGATGGGCTCGCTGCCGCCGGCGGCGCGGGCGAGCATCCGCACGGCCCCGGCGCCGACCCCGGGTCCGCGGAGTGGCCGGCCGGCGGCGTCGAGGAAGCGCACGGGTGCGCCGAGCTGGCGGTCGAGCTGCCGGAACAGGTCGTCGAGGTCGGGTCCGGCCTCGAGCCCGATCCGCGCGACGGCCACCGCGGCACGGGCTGCCGGGGCCTCTCCCGTGCCGACGAGTTCGTGCAGGCGGACGGAGGTGGACCACGCGTCGTCCGTGGCGAGCACGGCCACACCGAGGCGGTCGGCGAGCGCACGGGTCCCCGGGCCGGGCATCGGGGCGGAGTCCGGGACGGCGGCGGGGTCCGGCCGGACGACGAGCGTGCGGACCCCGACGCCGGCGGCGCGCCGCAGGAGGACGTCGAACCGCGCGTCGAACCGGGCGACCGGTGTCAGGAGCACCACGGCGCACCCGTCACCGCCGGCCGTGCCGGAGAGCTCGCGACCGACGACGTCCACCGCTCCGACGAGTCCGAGCACCCGCGCGACACCGGGGTCGTCCGGCCCCGCGAGGAGCCGGACCTCGGACCTGGCGGTCGACAGCATCGCCAGGAGTTCGCGGAGCGGGATCACCGCACGCCCGCCGGTTCGGGCACGACGTCGGCGTCCACCCCGTAGGCCCGGGGCGCGACGCGGCCGAGTCGCACGGGATCGGCCCACCACCAGTCGGCGCCGGGCAGCACGAGCACCGCGAGTTCGTCCCCGGTGCGGATGCGATCCGCCGCGACGGGGTCGAGCGACCGGGCGTCGACCACGACGATGAGGCTCGGGGTGCTCGCGACGGGCTCGCCGTCGACCAGGCAGTGCACGTACTCGCTCCCGGCCTCGATCCGGGCGACCGCACCCGTGCAGGTGTCCACGATCGCGGTGGTGCTGTGCACGAACGCCATGGCGTCACCCGCGCGGTCGACGTCGACGACGCGGCCGAGGGCGACGACCCGCCCGCCGACCGCCCGCGCCAGGGCCTCGGGGTCCGCGGCAGCGGCGAGCGCCCGCCCCGTCCGCAGGGCACGCGTGACGCTCCCCGCAACGGCTCGTGCACGCAGCGTGGCGATGGGCACCGGCCCGATCGCGAACGCGGCCCAGCCACCGCTGTGGGACACGGCCTCACGCCAGACGGTCTCGAGGTCGCCGGGACTCGGCGCGTCGACGACGATCCGGAGGCCGCTGCTCGTGGCTGCGGCCGCGGTGACCGGCAGTGCTCCGGCGGCGAACAACGTGAGCTGGTCGAGGCGGGGGGTCGCCCGGCCGACGAGGTCGGCGTCGACGAGCGGCCGCCCCACCAGGTGCGCGGTGAGCGCGGCCGCCGGCCCGGTCACGCCGCCGATCTGGGCCGGGAGGACCGCGTCGGCACGGTCGCCCGTCCAGCGTTCGACGGCGGCGAGCGCGTCCGGGAGCTCGCGGCCGCTCGGCATCTTCTCCTCGAGCACGGTCGTCGAGCCGACGAGGCCCACCGCCGCGACCCGTTCGAGTCGGGGGTCGTCCAGCGACAACACGGGGACCCCGAAGCCGGGGCCGACGCGCCGGATGGCGCTGACGGTGTGGTCGACGCGACCGCCGCCACCGCAGCCGAGCAGGGCGGCACCACGCCCGAACGCGGGCACGTCGCCGGCCTGGAGGCGCGTCACGCGCTGACCGTGCCCGTCGCCTCCGTCCATGGCTCCATGCTCCCATCGGGCACCGCGTCCGCCCCCGCCGCCGAGCACATCGGTGGACGCACGTCCCCGACGGCCCCCTGTGGATGGAGCACCTCGACGGGCGTGAACGCGTCGTCGAGCCCGAAGCAGGCCGGCCCGAACACGGCGAGCGCCTCGGGCGTGCGCATGAGCGCGGGCGTCGACACGCCGACGACGCGGACCCGCTGCCCGTACCGGAGCCGTTCGGTGGTGATCGGTTCCGCGGTCTCGGCGTCGAGCACGCAGATGAGATCGGGGACGACGGCGAGGAGCTCGTCACCGCGACGGGCGACGAGGTTCTCGTTCTGGAACACGATCTCGACGTCGCCGGCCGCGCCGCTGATCGTCGCCCGTCCACGCGCGAACCCCTCGACCGTGCGCCGCTCGACGTCGACGACCTTGCCCTCGTGCAGCTCGCGCAGGTGCGTGTAGATGGTGCGGGAGAACGCGGCGGCGAGTTCCGCGACGGGGTCGCGGTGGGCCTCCCGTGCGTGCCGGACGGCCCGGCCGACCGCCAGCGCGAGCGACAGGGTCCGCGGGACCGCGGTGTCGCGCACCTGCCTGCCGGTCATGGCGTACTCGGCGATGTAGGCGACGCCGCCGAGCCGGATCGTGACGCCGCGCGCGAGCCACTCCATCTGCCGGTTGTCGTGCCCGGTCTCGATCACGACACCGTGGCCGCGCTCGTCGCTGATCGCGAGCGGCGATCCGGGCACGCCGTACACCGAGAACGTCTCCATCTGGAGCTCGGGGAACGCGCGCCCCATGCCGTCGGCGTCGACGACCGGGAGGCCCCCGGTCGCGCCGACGAGGAGGGGGATCATCGAGTTGATGCCACCGCACTCGATGGGCATCGTGGCGGTCGCGGTGCGTCCCAGGTGCGCCTCGAGTCGCCGCAGGGCGCCGAGGGGCTCCGGGCCGGCCGGGATCCGTTCGAGCACGACCGTCGGGGCGCCCATCTGCGCGGTGGGGATCACGAACGCGTCGTCGTCGAGCTCGTCCGGGTCGAGGATCGTGACCGGGCCGTGCTCCTGCATCGCGGCGCGGACGAGCAGCATCCCGATGGTCGGGTCCCCGCCGCCGCCCGTGCCGAGGAGCGCGGCGCCGCGGGCGAGGTCCGGGAGGTCCTCGATGCCGAGCAGCCAGCTCACGCGCGCACCCCCGGGCTCGTCGTGCCGTCGAAGCGCACGGCGTCGAGGTCGTACCCGAAGTACCGCGGACCGGCGAGTTCGAGCGCTGCGGGGCTGTGCCATCGGGGGTCCGCCGGCGCCGTGACGATGCGGACCCGGGCGCCGAAGCGGAGCCCCTCGGTCGTGATCGGCTCCCCCGTCTCGGCGTCGAGCGTGATGACGAGGTCCGGTGTCGTGGCGCGGGCGCGGCCGTCCACCTCGACGAACAGGTGCTCGTTCTGGAACCGGAGCACGGCCTCCCGTCCGGTGTCGTCGGCCATCCCGGCGATGTGGGCCGTGCCGCGCGCGAACCCGGTGACGGTCTTCCGCTCGACGTCGGTGACCTTGCCGGCGAACACGACCTGGCCGCCGAGGACGTCGGCGACCGCGGCGACCGGGTCCTCGTTCGCGGCACGCGCGTCGACGAGGGCCTCGCCGAGCCGGACGCACAGCGACAGGCTGCCGCGGACGTACGACTCCTTCATCTCCGCGCCGGACATCGCGTACTGCGACGTGATCGCCGAGCAGCCCATCTCGACCGTGGCGGTGCGGGCCAGCCGTTCCGCCCAGCGGTTGTCGATCGTGTCGAACACCGCGGTGTTGCCCTTCTCGTCGGACAGGGACATCGGCGTCGCGCTGATGCCCGACAGCGTCGGCAGGACCATCTGGACCTCGGGGAACGCACGACCCATGCCGTCGCCGTCGACGAGGGGGAGACCGAGCTCCGCGGCGGCGACGATCGGCGTCGTCGAGTTCACCCCGCCGACCTCGATGCAGGCCAGGTGCGTGGGCGTCACGCCGCGGTAGGCGGCGAGGCTGCGGACCGCCTCGGCGAACTGCGTGGCGGACGGCAGTTTCTCGACCATGACCGTCGGCGCGCCGATCATCGCGACGGCGAGCACGACCGCGTCGTCGGGCAGGTCCTCGATCTGCACCACCGGGACCGGCCCGTGCTGCCGGACCGCGGCCTCCGCGAGCAGGCGGCCGATGTAGGGGTCACCACCACCGCCCGTGCCGAGGATCGCGGCCCCGCGGGCGAGCGCCGAGCAGTCCTCGCCGATCACGGTGAGCGGAGCGACGGGCGTGGTGTCGATCGCGCTCATCGGACGAGCGCCCCGAGTGCGAGGTCGCCGACGGCCTTGGCGCGGATCCGTGTCGCGTTGCCCGGCAGGTACGGGATCGGGACCTCGTCGAAGTCGACGATGTCGACCGTGGACGGGTCCGCACCGGCCGCGATCGCCCGGTCCACGGCCTCCTGACGGGCGTCGTCGACGACACTCGCCCGCTTGCCCTCGCTGATCGCGTAGACCTTGTCGATCTCGCCGCTCACCTGTGCGATCGCGGCGCCGATCGCGTTCGCGACCGAGAAGTGCTCGGGCCGGTGCACCACGCCGAGGCCCTCGAGCTCGTCCGGCAGCAGCACCGAGCCGCCGCCGACCGCGACGACCGGCAGGGGCGCCGAGGAGGTCCGCATCCGCTCGACGACGTCGGCGACGCGGGCGGCGATCACCCCGAGCGCGCGCTGCGCCACGGCGTCGGACACCCCGGCGACGAGCGAGGCGTCACCGATCACGCCGCGGCCGCCACGGACGGCGACGTCGGTCGCGGTCAGGGTCGTCCCGCCGAACACGAGCGCCTCCTCGGCGAGCCGGTAGCCGACCGAGTCCGGGCCGACGAGGGCGCCGTCCTCGCGGATGCGGGACCCGCCGCCGATGCCGATGGACAGGACGTCCGGCATGCGGAAGTTCGTCC
This window harbors:
- a CDS encoding alpha/beta hydrolase; this encodes MRPLVETVDVEGCVLRLRTLAPAGRARDTLAPTIVLVHGIGMSHRSFKRVQRVLSRSYRTIAVDLPGFADSPSPGRRLEIEDLARLVITALRACDVEQCLAIGQSMGTQVVVGMALQDPGFVTSVGLIGPVIDDRRRTLLQQGFSLAVDGIRERPAMNATLLTDYLRSMPTYLRELRVMMRYPTLRSVAALEVPVLVMRGTEDPVARRGWAARVAGVAREAAFIELPGPHHVQDAHPGAVAAIVDEFIRVQTVGQLR
- a CDS encoding helix-turn-helix domain-containing protein; amino-acid sequence: MIPLRELLAMLSTARSEVRLLAGPDDPGVARVLGLVGAVDVVGRELSGTAGGDGCAVVLLTPVARFDARFDVLLRRAAGVGVRTLVVRPDPAAVPDSAPMPGPGTRALADRLGVAVLATDDAWSTSVRLHELVGTGEAPAARAAVAVARIGLEAGPDLDDLFRQLDRQLGAPVRFLDAAGRPLRGPGVGAGAVRMLARAAGGSEPITVTDGDETLVLVPVGTGIGARAWLGVGLTAPVRAERTTMAVALRVAAVAVGHRLVLTRLDDERDARYRTAMLDELRAADGSPEPGLVQRTLAAGWQLDAWHVGIRVVTRHPVDQVALRGEVEVAMAAAGLEVDVVEQGDGWALWTSDLDEPDHLRIGAVATAVRRAQAALRPGLDTAVGVGSVQAGLVGLVRTLGEATDAARLAGGRPESGHFVHVDRLGLAQLLLAWTETDTFLPAAEQLLAPLERGGGALRVTLAAYLDAESSLAETAAVLGVHRNTVADRIARVERLLAVDLADPETRLALHLATRVRRE
- a CDS encoding DUF917 domain-containing protein, which gives rise to MDGGDGHGQRVTRLQAGDVPAFGRGAALLGCGGGGRVDHTVSAIRRVGPGFGVPVLSLDDPRLERVAAVGLVGSTTVLEEKMPSGRELPDALAAVERWTGDRADAVLPAQIGGVTGPAAALTAHLVGRPLVDADLVGRATPRLDQLTLFAAGALPVTAAAATSSGLRIVVDAPSPGDLETVWREAVSHSGGWAAFAIGPVPIATLRARAVAGSVTRALRTGRALAAAADPEALARAVGGRVVALGRVVDVDRAGDAMAFVHSTTAIVDTCTGAVARIEAGSEYVHCLVDGEPVASTPSLIVVVDARSLDPVAADRIRTGDELAVLVLPGADWWWADPVRLGRVAPRAYGVDADVVPEPAGVR
- a CDS encoding DUF917 domain-containing protein gives rise to the protein MSWLLGIEDLPDLARGAALLGTGGGGDPTIGMLLVRAAMQEHGPVTILDPDELDDDAFVIPTAQMGAPTVVLERIPAGPEPLGALRRLEAHLGRTATATMPIECGGINSMIPLLVGATGGLPVVDADGMGRAFPELQMETFSVYGVPGSPLAISDERGHGVVIETGHDNRQMEWLARGVTIRLGGVAYIAEYAMTGRQVRDTAVPRTLSLALAVGRAVRHAREAHRDPVAELAAAFSRTIYTHLRELHEGKVVDVERRTVEGFARGRATISGAAGDVEIVFQNENLVARRGDELLAVVPDLICVLDAETAEPITTERLRYGQRVRVVGVSTPALMRTPEALAVFGPACFGLDDAFTPVEVLHPQGAVGDVRPPMCSAAGADAVPDGSMEPWTEATGTVSA
- a CDS encoding DUF917 domain-containing protein, with translation MSAIDTTPVAPLTVIGEDCSALARGAAILGTGGGGDPYIGRLLAEAAVRQHGPVPVVQIEDLPDDAVVLAVAMIGAPTVMVEKLPSATQFAEAVRSLAAYRGVTPTHLACIEVGGVNSTTPIVAAAELGLPLVDGDGMGRAFPEVQMVLPTLSGISATPMSLSDEKGNTAVFDTIDNRWAERLARTATVEMGCSAITSQYAMSGAEMKESYVRGSLSLCVRLGEALVDARAANEDPVAAVADVLGGQVVFAGKVTDVERKTVTGFARGTAHIAGMADDTGREAVLRFQNEHLFVEVDGRARATTPDLVITLDAETGEPITTEGLRFGARVRIVTAPADPRWHSPAALELAGPRYFGYDLDAVRFDGTTSPGVRA